Below is a genomic region from Granulicella sibirica.
CTTGAATGCCGCTGTGTGGTTCCGACGGGGACGTCTGCTCATTCCATCTCCTCTTTCAGGCCATCTTAGGCCACTTCAGACGAGATCCTCCACCTAAGCCCTTGTTCAGTTTCCCCGAGCCACCTCTTATCACACACTCTGGCTATCATCTTGAGGTTGAACGGGTTTGCCGCGGAGTCATTTCATTTTGCTAGCGCGGCTTTGGACGCATCGATCTCACCACCGCCCGACCTGTTGGTTTTCGACGTTTTGATGCCAGGGATGACTGGAGTTGAGTGGGCTATCAAGGTGAAGACTTTGCTTCCTCCTTGCAAGGTGCTCCTGTTCTCGGCGGAGGCTCGCACAGAAACGTTGATGAGTCGCGAACAGCAGGAAGAACGCAGTTTGTTCTGTTTGCAAAACCGATACATCCTCTGCAACTTCTTGGCGCCATCCGCGACTTGTGTCCCGAACCGCTTGATCTCTCAGATGATCATCTTCGCGGGGTCGTGGGTCGTCCCTAGACTTAGGAGTGGAGATAAGCCCGCTCCAATGATCCGTCCTCAACGTTTAGAATTCCGGCTTGACAAAAGCCTGCTCTGCGGATCTTCGCCGGCATGTAGGGTGATATGCCATACACGCGATTCGAACGTTTTTGGGTTAACCATGATCCCGACGGCCTGGACAAAATCGATACGGGGTTCTGCGGTGGGTACCCAAACGCGGGAGACAAAGTTTTGAAATACCTAGGGTTCGTCTCGAATGGAGACGAACACCAGAGAAGTGATCAGTCAGGCGGTCATGGCTGCCCTTTAGGAAATGTACTGCATTGCAGATACGGTGTGCACCCGCACTGTGACGCGCTCCATTGGAAGATGGGACCGTCAGATTGAGCTTTTAACGAGACGATTCACTTAGCCCAGTTTAGGGCTTAAGCTTGAGAGGCTGATGAACGTGAGAGCGCAGCGAGAGGTACAGGTCGCAATCGTCGATGATGATTCTCGCATTAGGGAGTCCCTTAGTAATCTTGTGGAAGCTGCTGGATATATTTGCGCCGTGTTTCAGTCCGCTGAGGCTTTCTTACTATCGCCGGCTTTGGTCAGAGCCAGATGTTTAATTACCGATGTTCGTATGCCGAATATGGATGGCATCGAGTTGCAACGCCGGCTCAAAAAGCAACGACTTGATCTCCCTGTCATTTTCATAACTGCGCACGAGGATGACATCGCAGAGAAGCGGGCTCTGGCCGAAGGCGCGGTATGCTTTTTGCACAAGCCCTTTAGTTCTTCAGAACTGCTGAAATGCATCGGACGTGTCTTAGTGAACTAGCTTCCGCGAGAACCAGTTCAGGATTTAACGAATCAGGTCGGCAACCATTGTCAGTGCGAAATGTGAGGGGCAGCTTCGACATGCATACAGCGTTTTTCGATGACCAGAAGAATCCTAGCCGATTTCAGCTCAGCACAGCATAAGAAAACTCGATGGAAACGTTGAGCAGCACAACCGAAGTTTGTGTCGGGAGAGTGTTCCCGCGCACGGATAGATCGATTGCGACTGCTTGGAGTTTCCAGAACGCAGACCGCCGCAAGCCGTCTGTTTATTAATTTCGCCGTGGTTGATGCCCGCCATCTCAACAACACCAACGATAACTCAAGCGAAGGATGCTTGCATGTGGCTCGGGTTGCTCCTCATTTCCTCTCTAGACGACTCATCTGCCTACGAGTACGGGCGTCTGACCCCATCTCACCACCGTCAAGAGAGCCTCAGTCCAATATAAATCGAACAAAGTGCGGAGGCTCTTGCAGACAAGACCTCCCGCTGACCGCGTGGAACGGCCCTCTCAGTCAGCCATCGACGAGTGCAAACAACGTGGGAAGGCTGCATCACATTTCCTGTGCCGATGTCATCACGAGAGAAGGTGCCCGGCACATTTCCCCCTTGAGAGATCGACGGGCTCCATGACCTAACACCGCGGAGCAGGGCCGATGCGCTTACAATCGCAACGTGTTTCGAGCATGTGACGCCTTTGCGCGCATTGAGCTACGAATGGCGGGACAGGAACATGGAGAGTAGTCGAGGTCAGTTTGCCTAGCGGAACTTTGCCGAACCAGAAGTCTCGTAGACGTGAAGGATCTTGCTCGATAAAGCTAATCGAGTGTCATTCACTTCCGCATCATTGATTTCAACATATGACGAATGACCTGTCCTGACGTGAGATGGCCGGCGAGCGGACCAGACGTGATCTGTTCGGCATCAAGCATCGCCAACCCATGCAGCGTAGACCATATCCAGACGGCGTTGACTTGTGCACCCTCCGCTCCTATGCAACGACGAACTCGATGAAGCAATAAGCTGAATGCGTCGTTCCCCACCTTGCTAAGTTCAGTTCCCGCCGAATCCCTCGAAAGGCGCGATGCGAACATCAGGCGGTATAGACCGCGATTTCTTTGAGCGAAGCTTAAGTATTCGTCACAGGCCTTCGTAAAGTCCCGGCGTGCGCTTATCCCCGAGGCAGGTGCAAGTTCGGCGCAAAACTCCTGAAATCCCTGCGTCGCCACAGCCCTCAGCAGATCTTCTCGATCGGCAAAGTGCCGATAAGGTGCAGGCTGAGACACACCCAGGTGAGACGCTAACCCCTTCAGGGATATGTCTTCATGCGCAGTCGTTTCTAGCGCTTCACGGGCGGCAGCGATGAGGGAAGCACGTAGGTCACCATGGTGATAGGCCCTCGTGGCGCCCTTCGCTCCTGCAGCGCGAGCAGTTTTGCCCAGTATTTGCGGTGACTCGCGGTTCATGATTGGTATTTTCCTGCCTCGGCGCACAGCGCGTTTATGTAATGTAGCATTACATATGTGATTGAAAATCACATACTCGAAAGGCGCAATCAATGCCGGAACTCGACCTTGCAAGCATTCATCTTCCGCACACCAATCCTTATCTCATGGGAAACTTCGCCCCGGTCCTGACGGAAACCACTGCCTTCGACTTGCCTGTAGAGGGTGAGATTCCACGCGAACTGGAGGGTCGACTTCTTCGGATCGGGCCGAATCCTACGGGA
It encodes:
- a CDS encoding response regulator, which codes for MNVRAQREVQVAIVDDDSRIRESLSNLVEAAGYICAVFQSAEAFLLSPALVRARCLITDVRMPNMDGIELQRRLKKQRLDLPVIFITAHEDDIAEKRALAEGAVCFLHKPFSSSELLKCIGRVLVN
- a CDS encoding TetR/AcrR family transcriptional regulator encodes the protein MNRESPQILGKTARAAGAKGATRAYHHGDLRASLIAAAREALETTAHEDISLKGLASHLGVSQPAPYRHFADREDLLRAVATQGFQEFCAELAPASGISARRDFTKACDEYLSFAQRNRGLYRLMFASRLSRDSAGTELSKVGNDAFSLLLHRVRRCIGAEGAQVNAVWIWSTLHGLAMLDAEQITSGPLAGHLTSGQVIRHMLKSMMRK